From one Planktothrix sp. FACHB-1365 genomic stretch:
- a CDS encoding TIGR01777 family oxidoreductase, with protein MKVAVTGATGFVGSRLVERLQEDGHSVLVLTRNPERAKRVFPSSVSSGLEIVGYTPTKSGTWQQAISGCDGVVNLAGAPIADERWTPQRKQEILESRSTATQKLVEAIQNADSKPSVLVSASAVGYYGSSETALFDENSPSGRDFLANVCLAWEAAAQQVQEVGTRLVILRLGIVLGMGGALGKMLTPFKLFAGGPLGSGHQWFSWIHREDLVNLILFSLTNSSVEGVLNATAPNPVKMDQLCHALGEVLHRPSWLPVPDFALEMLLGDAAQVVLQGQQVVPKRTLSYNFNYQYPTVKPALEEILSSS; from the coding sequence ATGAAAGTAGCAGTTACAGGAGCAACAGGATTTGTCGGAAGTCGTTTAGTAGAACGACTGCAAGAGGACGGTCATTCGGTGTTAGTCCTGACCCGCAACCCAGAGCGGGCTAAACGAGTATTTCCTAGTTCTGTCTCTTCCGGGTTAGAAATTGTGGGTTATACTCCAACGAAATCGGGGACTTGGCAACAGGCGATTTCTGGATGTGATGGCGTGGTCAATTTGGCGGGAGCTCCCATTGCGGACGAACGCTGGACACCCCAACGCAAACAGGAAATTTTAGAAAGTCGGTCAACGGCGACTCAAAAGTTAGTCGAAGCCATTCAAAACGCGGATTCTAAACCCAGTGTTCTCGTCAGTGCTTCAGCCGTTGGATATTACGGAAGCAGCGAAACGGCTCTGTTTGATGAAAATAGTCCCAGTGGACGGGATTTTTTAGCCAATGTCTGTTTAGCTTGGGAAGCCGCCGCCCAACAGGTGCAAGAAGTGGGCACTCGGTTAGTGATTTTAAGATTAGGAATTGTTTTGGGAATGGGGGGAGCATTAGGAAAAATGTTGACTCCGTTTAAACTGTTTGCGGGGGGGCCGTTGGGTTCAGGACATCAATGGTTTTCTTGGATTCATCGGGAAGATTTAGTCAATTTAATTCTATTTAGTTTAACGAATTCTTCCGTTGAAGGAGTTCTAAATGCCACCGCACCCAACCCGGTAAAAATGGATCAGTTATGTCATGCTTTGGGTGAAGTTCTCCATCGTCCGTCTTGGCTTCCGGTTCCTGATTTTGCTTTAGAAATGTTATTAGGAGATGCGGCGCAGGTGGTTCTCCAAGGTCAACAAGTCGTTCCAAAACGCACGTTATCCTACAATTTTAATTATCAATATCCTACGGTTAAACCTGCCCTAGAAGAAATTTTGTCTTCTTCGTAA
- a CDS encoding chromophore lyase CpcT/CpeT, protein MIKLSPISILGVAFILSGCRTQLDPMQSRVQEVASYLAGVMETSAQAKAIPDAPSVRMTTCEVKLNNTDGSVQHFNGVFLYQEQALTRNLSKPYRQRVLEIKPSADRNSIESISFKLINPKNWIGLCQKSLSERVISYQEIQNANCSVFLKPVGTEYRGETQPGGCATNFKGAVKITNTIKLDQQGMETQDRGFDAKGKQVWGAENRSYQYEKMREQGTGNREQK, encoded by the coding sequence ATGATTAAATTATCTCCCATTTCTATTTTAGGGGTTGCCTTTATTTTGAGTGGATGCAGGACTCAACTTGATCCGATGCAAAGTCGTGTTCAGGAAGTAGCATCTTATTTGGCAGGTGTAATGGAGACTTCAGCACAGGCTAAAGCTATTCCTGATGCGCCTAGTGTTCGCATGACGACTTGTGAGGTGAAATTGAACAATACAGACGGTTCTGTTCAACATTTTAACGGGGTTTTTCTCTATCAAGAACAAGCCTTAACGCGCAATTTATCAAAACCTTATCGTCAGAGAGTTTTAGAAATTAAACCCAGTGCGGATAGAAATAGTATTGAGTCCATTAGTTTTAAACTGATTAATCCTAAAAATTGGATTGGTTTGTGTCAGAAATCTCTATCAGAACGGGTGATTAGTTATCAAGAAATACAAAATGCTAATTGTAGTGTATTTTTGAAACCTGTGGGAACTGAATATAGGGGTGAAACTCAACCGGGAGGCTGTGCAACTAATTTTAAGGGAGCGGTTAAAATTACGAATACGATTAAGTTAGATCAACAAGGAATGGAAACTCAAGATCGGGGATTTGATGCTAAAGGTAAACAAGTTTGGGGGGCAGAAAATCGTTCTTATCAATATGAGAAAATGAGGGAACAGGGAACAGGGAACAGGGAACAGAAATAA
- the glgX gene encoding glycogen debranching protein GlgX has translation MYIPLWPGKPYPLGSHWDGKGTNFALFSENATAVELCLFDQKGQETRVSLTEVSNFVWHGYVPSVGPGQRYGFRVHGPYKPHEGHRFNPNKLLIDPYAKALDGDIQGGIETLGYIVEHQDQDFSYSEEDDAHLVPKSVVINESFDWGDDQLLRTPFHETIIYEAHVKGFTKLHPDIPKQLRGTYAGVGHPASISYLQSIGITAIELMPVHHYLAYPGYLVDKKLKNYWGYDSINYFAPYSGYSSSGTLGEQVTEFKQMVKALHAGGIEVILDVVYNHTGEGNHMGPTLSLKGIDNAAYYRLVDEDPRYYMDFTGCGNSLNVRHPQVLKLIMDSLRYWVLEMHVDGFRFDLASALARELYAVDRLAAFFDIIHQDPVLSDVKLIAEPWDIGEGGYQVGEFPLLWSEWNGKYRDNARNFWRGEDQTLAEFAYRFTGSSDLYQFNGRRPNASINFITAHDGFTLNDLVSYNYKHNEANGENNQDGDQHNSSWNCGEEGPTDNPDVLKLRNRQRRNFLTTLMLSQGVPMLLGGDEIGRSQQGNNNPYCQDNEISWLDWNLQEENSSLLDFARQLIYFRRQHPVFRRRKWFQGRAIYGSGVTDIGWFNPDGAVMTEEQWNMGFAKAIGVFLNGEAILTPGERGERIIDDSFYILFNAHYEPLDFFLPEPMANREWQVIIDTSYSRFVKDDIRYTLDKAMTVTERSLMVLKRL, from the coding sequence ATGTATATTCCTTTATGGCCGGGTAAACCTTATCCATTAGGGTCTCATTGGGATGGAAAAGGAACAAACTTTGCTTTATTTTCGGAAAATGCGACGGCGGTTGAACTGTGTTTATTTGATCAAAAGGGACAAGAAACTCGTGTATCTTTAACAGAAGTTAGTAATTTTGTTTGGCATGGTTATGTACCCAGTGTAGGGCCAGGTCAACGCTATGGTTTTCGAGTCCACGGCCCTTATAAACCCCATGAAGGTCATCGTTTTAACCCCAATAAACTATTAATTGATCCCTATGCTAAAGCCCTAGATGGGGATATTCAAGGGGGGATAGAAACGTTAGGTTATATTGTAGAACATCAGGATCAAGATTTTTCCTATTCTGAAGAAGATGATGCTCATTTAGTTCCTAAATCTGTTGTCATTAATGAATCCTTTGATTGGGGAGATGATCAACTTTTACGCACCCCTTTTCATGAAACAATTATCTATGAAGCTCATGTCAAAGGATTTACAAAGCTACATCCTGATATTCCTAAACAATTACGGGGAACCTATGCCGGAGTCGGACATCCGGCTAGTATTTCTTATTTACAATCGATTGGGATAACAGCTATCGAATTAATGCCTGTACATCATTATTTAGCTTATCCAGGGTATTTAGTGGATAAAAAGCTAAAAAATTATTGGGGCTATGATTCTATTAATTATTTTGCCCCCTATTCAGGCTATAGTTCTAGTGGCACATTAGGGGAACAAGTCACAGAATTTAAACAAATGGTTAAAGCCCTCCATGCAGGAGGAATTGAAGTTATTTTAGATGTGGTTTATAACCATACCGGAGAAGGCAATCACATGGGGCCGACTCTATCTTTAAAAGGCATTGATAACGCAGCTTATTACCGTTTAGTAGATGAAGATCCTCGCTATTATATGGATTTTACAGGCTGTGGTAATTCCCTGAATGTTCGCCATCCGCAAGTGTTGAAATTGATTATGGATAGTTTGCGGTATTGGGTGTTAGAAATGCACGTCGATGGGTTCCGATTTGATTTAGCTTCGGCTTTAGCACGGGAACTCTATGCAGTAGATCGATTAGCTGCATTTTTTGATATTATTCATCAAGATCCAGTGTTATCGGATGTTAAATTAATTGCTGAACCTTGGGATATTGGAGAAGGGGGATATCAAGTCGGTGAATTCCCGTTATTATGGTCAGAATGGAACGGAAAATATCGAGATAATGCCCGCAATTTCTGGCGAGGAGAAGACCAAACTTTGGCAGAATTTGCCTATCGTTTTACAGGAAGTTCAGATTTATATCAATTTAATGGTCGCCGCCCTAATGCCAGTATTAATTTTATCACGGCTCATGATGGATTTACGTTGAATGATTTAGTGAGTTACAACTATAAACATAATGAAGCTAATGGAGAAAATAACCAAGATGGAGATCAACATAATAGCTCTTGGAATTGTGGAGAAGAAGGGCCTACAGATAACCCTGATGTGTTGAAACTCCGCAACCGTCAACGCCGTAATTTTTTAACCACTTTGATGTTATCTCAAGGGGTTCCCATGTTGTTAGGAGGAGATGAAATTGGGCGATCGCAACAAGGAAATAATAACCCCTATTGTCAAGATAATGAAATTTCTTGGCTAGATTGGAATTTACAAGAAGAAAATTCTTCTTTATTAGACTTTGCCCGTCAATTGATTTATTTTCGTCGTCAACATCCCGTTTTTCGTCGTCGTAAATGGTTCCAAGGTCGGGCAATTTATGGTTCAGGAGTTACGGATATTGGATGGTTTAACCCCGATGGTGCTGTGATGACCGAAGAACAATGGAATATGGGGTTTGCAAAAGCCATTGGTGTATTTTTAAATGGAGAAGCGATTCTAACACCAGGAGAACGGGGAGAACGCATTATTGATGATAGTTTCTATATCCTGTTCAATGCTCATTATGAACCCCTAGATTTCTTCCTTCCTGAACCGATGGCAAATCGAGAATGGCAAGTTATAATTGATACGAGTTACTCTCGTTTTGTTAAAGATGATATTCGTTATACTTTGGATAAAGCTATGACGGTAACTGAGCGATCGCTAATGGTTTTAAAACGGTTGTAA
- a CDS encoding GTP-binding protein, giving the protein MNNHFNQARSSLKQTLTRYHHLGRQRRSSHPELQATLQKQLEVLSTNLEKLEQGVIRIAVFGLVSRGKSAVLNALLGEKVLQTGPLNGVTQWPRSVRWSVSLPQIEEPNRIDNIEAQNPIQVELIDTPGLDEVAGQVRGEMAKDVTRQADLILFVVSGDLTRTEYDALSELQNAHKPLIIIFNKIDLYTESEQDKIYRNLQQLIQSKTLEADNFSTVDSVDTPQKSAPFEIVKVSAEPAPIQLRIEWPDGKITHEWESPPPKIDELKQIIVKLLNREGRSLLALNALVQAREAERIIARQSIQLQASEAEELIWKFTRYKALAVALNPIAILDVLGATISDLILIRSLARLYGLPMTSYEAGKLWKKILLSSGGLLLAELGSGWILGFGKSAAGLATDLANYAGIAITQASISAYLTYTVGQAAQVYLEKGCTWGENGIDTAIQGILNQVNRDSFITRLKQDIEGSSQSPYLEAD; this is encoded by the coding sequence ATGAACAATCATTTTAATCAAGCTCGTTCTAGTTTAAAACAAACCTTAACCCGTTATCACCATTTAGGACGTCAACGGCGAAGCTCTCATCCTGAATTACAAGCGACATTACAAAAACAGTTAGAAGTTTTATCAACAAATTTAGAAAAACTTGAACAAGGAGTCATTAGAATTGCAGTATTTGGGTTAGTCAGTCGCGGCAAATCGGCGGTTTTAAATGCGTTATTAGGGGAAAAAGTTCTGCAAACCGGGCCGTTAAATGGGGTGACTCAATGGCCTCGTTCTGTGCGTTGGAGCGTATCGTTACCGCAGATTGAAGAACCCAACCGGATTGATAATATTGAAGCACAAAATCCGATTCAAGTTGAATTAATTGATACCCCTGGATTAGATGAAGTGGCGGGACAAGTGCGAGGAGAAATGGCAAAGGATGTTACTCGCCAAGCGGATTTAATTTTATTTGTGGTATCGGGGGATTTAACTCGAACGGAATATGATGCACTTTCAGAATTACAAAATGCCCATAAACCTTTAATTATTATTTTTAATAAAATTGATTTATATACAGAATCAGAACAAGATAAAATTTATCGAAATTTACAACAATTAATCCAGAGTAAAACCTTAGAAGCAGATAATTTTTCTACGGTTGATTCCGTTGACACTCCACAGAAATCAGCCCCATTTGAAATTGTCAAGGTATCGGCTGAACCCGCCCCCATACAATTAAGAATTGAATGGCCGGATGGTAAAATTACCCATGAATGGGAGTCTCCACCGCCTAAAATTGATGAATTAAAACAAATTATTGTAAAATTATTAAATCGAGAAGGGCGATCGCTTTTAGCGTTAAATGCCTTAGTTCAAGCCAGAGAAGCGGAACGCATTATTGCTCGTCAAAGTATTCAATTACAAGCGTCAGAAGCAGAAGAATTAATTTGGAAATTTACCCGTTATAAAGCTTTAGCTGTGGCGTTAAATCCCATTGCTATTTTAGATGTATTGGGTGCAACAATCAGTGATTTAATTTTAATTCGTTCTTTAGCTCGTTTATATGGTTTACCAATGACCAGCTATGAAGCGGGGAAATTATGGAAAAAAATTCTATTAAGTTCAGGAGGATTATTATTAGCTGAATTGGGGAGTGGTTGGATATTAGGATTTGGTAAAAGTGCCGCTGGGTTAGCAACGGATCTCGCAAATTATGCCGGAATTGCCATTACTCAAGCGTCAATTTCTGCCTATTTAACTTATACCGTCGGTCAAGCAGCGCAAGTATATTTAGAAAAAGGTTGTACTTGGGGTGAAAATGGAATTGATACCGCCATTCAAGGGATTTTAAATCAAGTCAATCGAGATAGTTTTATTACTCGATTAAAACAAGACATTGAAGGCAGTTCTCAATCCCCTTATTTAGAAGCAGATTGA
- a CDS encoding M48 family metallopeptidase: MPTYTGISSEAFRHPLDKEAEAALRSVPGFDLIASKFVEFVYERPQYVYLMGNAIQVGPRQYASIYHLFRECVRDLDIFPEPGLFVSQNPQVNSYALGQEHPYIILNTGLLDLVDEAELRAVLAHELGHIKCGHPILNQMAIWAMGVASMLGELTFGLGNLVSSGLIYAFYEWRRKAELSADRAALLVTDDLKCVMKSMMELAGVSTKYAHECSLDEFIRQSEQYRDLDQDGLNQVYKFLLYNGGQGMMLSHPFPVERIQYLQHWANSAEYQKIRSGQYQRATAEGSVNVKAEKPKDEVDDLRRQIEELQNQINRMKSK, translated from the coding sequence ATGCCAACTTACACCGGAATTTCTAGCGAAGCCTTTCGTCATCCCCTGGATAAAGAAGCAGAAGCCGCTCTCCGCAGCGTTCCAGGTTTCGATTTAATTGCCAGTAAATTTGTAGAATTTGTCTATGAACGACCTCAATATGTTTACTTAATGGGAAATGCGATACAAGTTGGGCCGAGACAATATGCGAGTATTTATCATCTATTTCGAGAATGTGTTCGAGATTTAGATATTTTTCCTGAACCCGGTTTATTTGTCTCTCAAAATCCCCAAGTTAATAGTTATGCTTTGGGACAAGAACACCCTTATATTATTCTGAATACAGGTCTTTTAGACTTAGTAGATGAAGCGGAATTACGAGCGGTTCTAGCCCATGAATTAGGGCATATTAAATGTGGTCATCCGATTTTAAATCAGATGGCAATTTGGGCGATGGGTGTAGCTTCGATGTTAGGAGAATTAACCTTTGGGTTAGGAAATTTAGTCAGTAGTGGTTTAATTTATGCCTTTTATGAATGGCGAAGAAAAGCCGAATTATCCGCAGATAGAGCCGCATTATTAGTCACAGATGATCTCAAATGTGTGATGAAATCCATGATGGAATTAGCGGGAGTGAGTACAAAATATGCCCATGAATGTAGTTTAGATGAATTTATTCGTCAATCAGAACAATATCGAGATTTAGATCAAGATGGATTAAATCAAGTGTATAAATTTTTATTGTACAATGGCGGTCAAGGTATGATGTTAAGTCATCCTTTTCCCGTTGAACGCATTCAATATTTACAACACTGGGCTAATTCTGCGGAATATCAGAAAATTCGCTCCGGTCAATATCAACGAGCGACCGCCGAAGGTTCTGTTAATGTTAAAGCTGAAAAACCTAAAGATGAAGTCGATGATTTACGTCGCCAAATTGAGGAGTTACAAAATCAAATTAATCGGATGAAATCTAAATAA
- the rsfS gene encoding ribosome silencing factor produces MFDNAKTKYASDQVIISALSGDEDSSRETALVAARAADDRKADNILVLRVSEVSYLADYFVIVTGFSQAQLRAISQAISDQVELELQRLPLRIEGQNDGNWVLMDYGDVIIHILLPEERDFYKLEAFWGHAERVRWQS; encoded by the coding sequence ATGTTTGATAACGCCAAAACCAAATACGCCTCTGATCAAGTGATCATCTCTGCCCTTTCTGGGGATGAAGATAGCAGCCGGGAAACCGCCCTAGTCGCCGCACGAGCAGCCGATGATCGGAAAGCGGATAATATTCTGGTGCTGCGCGTATCAGAAGTATCTTATTTAGCTGATTATTTCGTGATTGTAACGGGCTTTTCTCAAGCTCAACTCCGGGCAATTTCTCAAGCAATTTCAGATCAAGTTGAATTAGAATTACAACGACTTCCCCTCAGAATTGAAGGTCAAAATGATGGTAACTGGGTTTTAATGGATTATGGAGATGTAATTATCCATATTTTATTACCCGAAGAACGAGATTTCTATAAATTAGAAGCCTTTTGGGGTCATGCCGAGCGAGTCCGTTGGCAATCTTAA
- a CDS encoding WcaI family glycosyltransferase, translated as MRILIYSYNYYPEPIGIAPLMTELAEGLVQRGHQVRVITGMPNYPERRIYQGYQNKFYLTEERHGVVIQRSYIWVRGPKPGLLDRLLLDSSFMLTSIVQAFKGWRPDIIFATVPPLLVSVPVGLYAGVRRCPVILNIQDIVSEAALRVKLVNPDGVVVKTAQAVEQLTYEKVDRISVIATGFIDKLVEHGIPEEKIVYIPNWVDTKFIRPLPKIDNSFRQKYQLQDKFVVLYSGNIALTQGLETVIKAATLLEYIPDIAFVIAGEQKALQELENLRDNYQAQNILLIPLEPREKLPEMLSAANVGLVVQKREVTAFNLPSKIPVLLASGCAIVGSVPDTGTAKEAILNSGGGIVVPPEDAESLANAIVDLYKNPEQVKILGQQGRKYAEDCFSIEQALNKYEQLFTEVVTKSTPIPEPLTKSVR; from the coding sequence ATGCGTATATTAATTTACTCGTATAATTACTATCCTGAACCCATCGGTATTGCTCCTCTAATGACAGAGTTAGCTGAAGGTTTGGTTCAACGAGGTCATCAAGTTCGGGTAATTACCGGAATGCCTAACTATCCTGAACGCCGGATTTATCAGGGATATCAGAATAAATTTTATCTGACGGAAGAACGTCATGGAGTGGTGATTCAGCGTAGCTATATTTGGGTACGCGGCCCTAAACCGGGGTTATTAGATCGTCTTCTCCTGGATAGTAGTTTCATGCTCACCAGTATTGTTCAGGCGTTTAAGGGGTGGCGACCTGATATTATTTTTGCAACGGTTCCGCCTTTATTAGTCAGTGTTCCGGTGGGTTTATATGCTGGGGTTCGTCGTTGTCCGGTGATTCTCAATATTCAGGATATTGTTTCAGAAGCCGCCCTACGGGTTAAATTAGTCAATCCTGATGGAGTTGTGGTTAAAACAGCCCAAGCCGTTGAACAATTGACCTATGAAAAGGTGGATCGAATTTCTGTGATTGCCACGGGTTTTATTGATAAGTTAGTTGAACACGGGATTCCTGAAGAAAAAATTGTTTATATTCCCAATTGGGTCGATACAAAGTTTATTCGACCCTTACCCAAAATTGATAATTCTTTTCGCCAAAAGTATCAACTTCAAGATAAATTTGTGGTTCTGTATTCAGGGAATATTGCTTTAACCCAAGGTTTAGAAACGGTGATTAAAGCAGCAACTTTATTAGAATATATTCCTGATATTGCTTTTGTGATTGCCGGAGAACAGAAAGCCTTGCAAGAGTTAGAGAATTTACGCGATAACTATCAAGCCCAGAATATTTTATTAATTCCCCTGGAACCTCGTGAAAAATTACCTGAAATGTTATCGGCTGCCAATGTAGGATTAGTGGTGCAAAAACGAGAAGTTACTGCTTTTAATTTGCCTTCAAAAATTCCGGTTTTATTAGCTAGTGGTTGCGCCATTGTTGGTTCTGTTCCTGATACGGGAACCGCAAAAGAAGCAATTCTTAACAGTGGAGGGGGAATTGTTGTTCCGCCTGAAGATGCAGAAAGTTTAGCCAATGCAATTGTCGATCTTTACAAAAATCCAGAGCAGGTCAAAATTCTAGGTCAACAAGGTCGAAAATATGCAGAAGACTGTTTTAGTATTGAACAAGCATTGAACAAGTATGAACAGTTATTTACAGAAGTGGTAACGAAGTCTACACCCATCCCAGAACCCTTGACTAAATCTGTTAGATGA
- a CDS encoding DUF4359 domain-containing protein, translating to MMKLDHVQAKPSSGYIGKGVILLSILAGTMIFTNPKREEYLNYASDQLSTEIKKSICQESQVPEFLKGLSNTLVNTCNTLVVTQRDFIKDTINKSTTQQNALLFSVYTTEIMGYKYQTLGGFGNFVTFPTKDPKTSQSASK from the coding sequence ATGATGAAACTGGATCACGTTCAAGCTAAACCATCTTCGGGTTATATCGGAAAAGGGGTAATCCTACTCAGCATTTTAGCGGGAACCATGATATTTACAAACCCCAAGCGGGAAGAATATCTCAATTATGCCTCTGATCAATTATCTACAGAAATTAAAAAATCCATTTGTCAAGAGTCTCAAGTCCCTGAATTTTTAAAAGGACTATCTAATACATTAGTCAATACTTGTAATACCTTAGTCGTTACTCAACGAGACTTCATTAAAGATACAATTAATAAATCCACAACCCAACAAAATGCTCTTTTATTTAGCGTTTATACAACCGAAATTATGGGCTATAAATATCAAACATTAGGAGGATTTGGTAATTTTGTAACCTTTCCCACAAAAGACCCAAAAACTTCTCAATCTGCTTCTAAATAA
- the yidD gene encoding membrane protein insertion efficiency factor YidD, producing the protein MLDVGEITDDITRQAAISSIRAYQKHISPQKGFACASRILYGSSCSENIKNIIEEVGLLDAIPLARQQFALCRDAKLIIQSNLLANHNNNNNCQDMFFGSLECCACIGDFT; encoded by the coding sequence TTGTTAGATGTTGGTGAAATCACAGATGATATAACTCGTCAAGCTGCTATTAGTTCTATCCGTGCTTACCAAAAACATATTTCTCCCCAAAAGGGATTTGCTTGTGCTTCTCGAATTTTGTATGGTTCATCCTGTTCTGAAAACATCAAAAATATAATCGAAGAAGTGGGTTTACTTGATGCTATCCCTTTAGCTCGTCAGCAGTTTGCTCTGTGCCGAGATGCTAAGTTAATAATTCAAAGTAATTTGTTAGCTAATCACAACAATAATAATAACTGTCAAGATATGTTTTTTGGTAGCTTAGAATGTTGTGCCTGTATAGGGGACTTCACCTAG
- a CDS encoding DUF3352 domain-containing protein, with amino-acid sequence MLIQKKSKLFLVVAAIACVGSIATFIYLTHQRYKAYSSVETGKVVPGEAIMATFVSPTPHALSQLQNFGTPETQALIGQGIQAFQQQSLAGTAINFNRDIQPWMGGVMVALLPRDPVKPASEPQLLMVVGIKNQWKAWLFAQKLKASSDIEIQQSQYRGITLSHYLEKSGKQYHVAVVNDQLVIAAHPEPVKRAIDTFRGSPSLVSLSGQSNLFLKSANLSHPLVIVLIADYDRFTKEVATTWPEASDLSLSPLSSLTSIQSVIFAVGVEPEGLRLKAIAQLRPTATISRRSPEFGEMVNRFPTETLAFVNSHDLHQLWLQFLNLGKNNPPLENLTRQIRLGLQAIDLDADTDVFGWMDGEFALGAIASEKGVLAALGLGGVLLIETSDRPAAERMLNKLDAIIANSNPPINIEQNVLAGVEVTEWNDPKQGTLFGHGWLSSNLMFVAFGGPVVEAITQKPQHPLNQSQQFQSISKFLPSPHHSYVYLDMEKITGWAMGYLLASPAISLQPNRMMMLNSIRGLGISATFPDVSTVEVEMVLVLKPKS; translated from the coding sequence ATGCTGATCCAGAAAAAATCAAAGCTTTTCCTAGTTGTTGCCGCGATCGCCTGTGTTGGGAGTATCGCCACCTTCATTTATTTAACTCATCAACGGTACAAAGCCTATAGTTCTGTAGAAACGGGCAAAGTTGTACCGGGTGAAGCGATCATGGCAACCTTTGTTTCTCCCACGCCTCACGCCTTATCACAATTACAAAATTTTGGTACTCCAGAAACCCAAGCGTTAATTGGGCAGGGAATTCAAGCCTTTCAACAGCAAAGTTTAGCAGGCACAGCGATTAATTTCAATCGAGATATTCAACCTTGGATGGGGGGCGTGATGGTGGCGTTATTACCTCGTGATCCGGTTAAACCCGCTTCTGAACCTCAACTGTTAATGGTGGTAGGGATTAAAAATCAATGGAAAGCTTGGCTTTTTGCCCAAAAATTAAAGGCTTCATCGGATATTGAAATTCAACAAAGTCAATATCGAGGAATTACCTTATCCCATTATCTCGAAAAAAGTGGAAAACAATATCATGTTGCGGTTGTTAATGATCAATTAGTGATTGCAGCCCATCCCGAACCTGTAAAGCGGGCGATCGATACCTTCAGAGGATCACCCTCTCTAGTGAGTTTATCAGGACAATCCAACCTTTTCTTGAAAAGTGCTAACCTCTCCCATCCCTTAGTCATCGTGTTAATAGCAGACTATGATCGGTTTACAAAAGAGGTGGCGACGACTTGGCCGGAGGCTTCCGATTTATCTCTGAGTCCCTTATCTTCCTTGACCTCGATTCAATCTGTTATTTTCGCAGTTGGGGTAGAACCGGAAGGACTTCGCTTAAAAGCAATTGCCCAGTTACGTCCCACTGCCACTATATCCCGGCGTTCCCCGGAATTTGGGGAAATGGTAAATCGCTTTCCTACAGAAACCCTCGCCTTTGTCAATAGCCATGATCTGCATCAACTGTGGTTACAATTTTTAAACTTAGGAAAAAACAATCCCCCTCTTGAGAACTTGACTCGTCAAATTCGTTTGGGACTACAAGCGATTGATTTAGATGCTGATACAGATGTCTTTGGCTGGATGGATGGGGAATTTGCCTTGGGTGCGATCGCTTCGGAAAAAGGCGTGTTAGCGGCTTTGGGACTGGGAGGCGTGTTATTAATTGAAACCAGCGATCGCCCCGCCGCAGAACGAATGTTAAATAAATTGGATGCTATTATTGCTAATAGTAATCCGCCGATTAATATTGAACAAAATGTTCTAGCTGGAGTTGAAGTCACCGAATGGAACGATCCTAAGCAAGGAACCTTATTTGGACATGGATGGTTAAGTTCAAATTTAATGTTTGTTGCTTTTGGAGGGCCTGTGGTGGAAGCAATCACCCAGAAACCCCAACATCCCCTAAATCAAAGCCAACAATTTCAATCGATTAGTAAATTTTTACCCAGTCCCCACCATAGCTATGTTTATTTAGATATGGAAAAAATTACGGGTTGGGCGATGGGATATTTGTTAGCGTCCCCGGCTATTTCCCTGCAACCCAACCGCATGATGATGCTCAATTCAATTCGAGGCTTGGGTATCAGTGCCACGTTTCCTGATGTTTCCACCGTTGAGGTGGAGATGGTATTGGTGCTAAAGCCGAAAAGCTAA